A genomic window from Vampirovibrio chlorellavorus includes:
- a CDS encoding response regulator: MKKKILVVEDNQLNYRLAEYILTQSGYAVEWACNGKECLDMIQQSGYAGILMDVHMPELNGIAATKIIRQTYSQELLPIIGVSADEATINLDDLIQAGMNGHVSKPYQIETLLAKIHSFIAEGAATQPLSEETNKPVRPETAAATEWLDFTKVLKQSHGDLSLLRKTAPLLRKTTREVWLQIDQALITSDHAALLSHLHRLKGTIGAFTTEGPFQTIGELEELVAKNAIMEATTLLPDLKKSIDDLDGLLQQHLS, translated from the coding sequence ATGAAAAAGAAGATCCTGGTTGTCGAGGACAATCAGCTCAATTACAGACTCGCTGAATATATCCTGACCCAAAGCGGCTATGCGGTAGAGTGGGCTTGCAATGGCAAAGAATGTCTGGACATGATCCAGCAAAGCGGCTACGCGGGCATTTTAATGGACGTCCATATGCCCGAACTGAATGGGATTGCAGCGACGAAGATCATCCGTCAAACCTATTCCCAGGAATTATTGCCCATCATTGGCGTAAGCGCTGATGAGGCAACCATTAACTTGGACGATCTGATTCAGGCCGGTATGAATGGGCATGTATCCAAGCCCTATCAAATTGAAACATTATTAGCAAAGATCCACAGCTTCATTGCAGAGGGCGCGGCAACCCAGCCACTGTCAGAGGAGACAAATAAACCTGTACGACCAGAAACGGCAGCCGCAACAGAGTGGCTCGATTTCACCAAAGTTCTCAAGCAATCGCACGGTGACCTGTCGCTTCTAAGAAAGACAGCACCGCTCTTGCGTAAAACCACCCGAGAAGTATGGTTGCAAATAGACCAAGCTCTCATAACAAGTGATCATGCTGCACTATTGTCTCATCTGCACCGGTTAAAAGGGACCATTGGCGCCTTCACCACAGAAGGCCCCTTTCAGACCATCGGTGAACTGGAAGAACTGGTCGCAAAAAATGCTATTATGGAAGCAACTACGCTCCTCCCAGACTTGAAAAAAAGCATTGATGATCTGGATGGGTTACTGCAACAACATTTGTCCTAA
- a CDS encoding response regulator transcription factor, which yields MVDQSVVTSSVQAMIVDDDEITRMGLKHALEKMQIFSGVYEESSANAMLAYLATKPVDLVLLDISMPGMGGIEATRFIKQHHPEVKVLIFTYHDDVDKVSAALSAGADAYCVKNISVERLRLAIDCVLQGALWLDPLISRKALGFLGHSEGAQVPPAASPTLSHRGSKRLDLTEREFDVLRLITQGKSNKEIGVLLEISPYTVKTHIRNLTQKLGVEDRTQAAVKALTESLL from the coding sequence ATGGTTGATCAATCTGTCGTCACATCAAGTGTGCAAGCCATGATTGTCGATGACGACGAAATTACCCGCATGGGCTTAAAACATGCGCTGGAGAAAATGCAGATATTTTCTGGCGTCTACGAGGAATCAAGCGCCAACGCCATGCTGGCTTACTTGGCTACAAAACCAGTGGACCTGGTGTTGCTGGATATTTCCATGCCCGGAATGGGCGGCATCGAAGCGACACGTTTCATCAAACAGCACCACCCTGAGGTTAAGGTGCTGATCTTTACCTATCACGATGACGTGGATAAGGTGAGCGCTGCCTTAAGCGCCGGGGCAGATGCCTACTGTGTCAAAAATATCAGTGTGGAACGGCTGCGGTTGGCCATTGATTGTGTGCTGCAAGGGGCGCTTTGGCTGGATCCTCTGATTTCCCGGAAAGCCTTGGGGTTTTTGGGGCACTCCGAAGGCGCCCAGGTGCCGCCCGCTGCCTCGCCGACCCTGTCTCACCGGGGTTCCAAACGGCTTGATTTGACGGAGCGGGAGTTCGATGTACTGCGCCTGATTACTCAGGGCAAAAGCAATAAAGAGATTGGTGTGTTGCTTGAAATCTCCCCGTACACCGTGAAAACCCACATTCGCAACCTGACCCAAAAACTGGGGGTTGAAGATCGGACTCAGGCTGCCGTAAAGGCCTTGACCGAGAGCTTGCTGTAA
- the uvrC gene encoding excinuclease ABC subunit UvrC has translation MSQSASPSFDFKTALLRLPDQPGVYRMFGSDGTLLYVGKAKNLKNRVKSYFQNPAGLAPKVAVLMQQVTRFDYILTDTEIEALILEYNLIKQHRPKYNILLRDDKKFPWIGLSAETYPRLFITREPTGRGKFFGPYVHSSNMYKTLQVIRKHFPLRQRRKPLFKNRPCMNYSIGTCSGPCQELVTAAEYAEVVKQVELFLKGKADDLIERLALEMQRASEALNFELAAKLRDRYLAVQDVVAQQKIYYPDAKVSQDIVAMASNARRCAIVVLNIRRGKLIGSRPHDIALTHQSSPEEAYNAFLTQYYQDEEPEDLPDEIILHAPIEDEGLFVEWLTAKRGKKISITQPQKGLKRELIELAIKNATETLEQAQGQEEKSHRNDPARALLELQTTLGLPEFPARMECYDISHFQGSQTVASMVVFTNGVPDRKAYRRFKIQIAEGEPNDFASMHEVITRRFRRAVEQQDGWEPPNLVIIDGGKGQLSSALEALGALGVQDQPIISLAKKFEEIYLPGESRPILLSRTSGALFVLQQIRDEAHRFAITYHRDLRGKQATQSLLDSIKGIGPKRKETLMKHFGSINKLQSASLEEIAGLPGFNQNIAQVIHSALKE, from the coding sequence ATGTCACAGTCCGCATCGCCTTCCTTTGACTTTAAGACCGCTTTGCTGCGGTTACCGGATCAACCCGGTGTGTACCGCATGTTTGGGTCGGATGGCACACTGCTCTATGTGGGCAAGGCCAAGAACCTGAAGAATCGGGTCAAAAGCTACTTCCAGAACCCCGCCGGTCTGGCTCCCAAGGTCGCTGTGCTGATGCAACAGGTGACCCGTTTCGACTATATTTTGACCGATACGGAGATTGAGGCGCTCATTCTGGAGTACAACCTCATCAAGCAGCATCGGCCCAAGTACAATATTTTGCTGCGGGACGACAAAAAGTTTCCATGGATTGGGCTCAGCGCGGAAACCTATCCCCGTCTGTTTATCACCCGGGAACCCACCGGGCGGGGGAAATTTTTCGGTCCGTACGTCCACAGTAGCAATATGTACAAAACCTTACAGGTTATTCGCAAGCACTTTCCGCTCAGGCAGCGGCGCAAGCCCCTGTTTAAAAACCGGCCCTGCATGAATTACTCCATCGGTACGTGTTCCGGGCCGTGCCAGGAGCTGGTCACCGCCGCAGAGTACGCGGAAGTGGTGAAACAGGTGGAACTGTTTCTGAAAGGGAAAGCGGACGACCTGATAGAGCGGCTGGCGCTGGAGATGCAGCGGGCCAGCGAGGCGCTCAACTTTGAGCTGGCTGCCAAGTTGCGGGACCGCTATCTGGCGGTGCAGGACGTGGTGGCTCAACAAAAAATCTACTACCCGGACGCCAAGGTCAGCCAGGACATTGTGGCAATGGCCAGCAACGCCCGCCGATGCGCCATTGTGGTCCTCAATATCCGCCGGGGAAAGCTCATTGGCAGCCGCCCGCACGATATCGCCCTCACCCATCAAAGCAGTCCCGAGGAGGCATATAATGCCTTCCTGACCCAATATTATCAAGACGAAGAGCCCGAGGATCTGCCCGATGAAATCATCCTGCACGCCCCCATTGAGGATGAAGGTTTGTTTGTGGAATGGTTAACCGCAAAGCGCGGCAAAAAAATCAGTATTACCCAGCCCCAAAAGGGCCTGAAGCGGGAACTAATCGAGCTGGCCATCAAAAACGCCACGGAAACCCTGGAACAAGCGCAAGGACAAGAAGAGAAGAGTCATCGCAACGACCCGGCCAGAGCCTTGCTCGAACTGCAAACCACACTGGGACTACCAGAGTTTCCGGCCCGTATGGAATGCTATGATATTTCCCACTTCCAGGGGTCGCAAACGGTAGCATCCATGGTGGTTTTTACCAATGGCGTTCCCGATCGCAAGGCCTACCGCCGATTCAAGATCCAGATTGCAGAAGGGGAGCCCAATGACTTTGCCAGCATGCACGAGGTCATCACCCGGCGGTTCCGAAGGGCCGTTGAGCAGCAGGACGGCTGGGAGCCGCCCAATCTGGTCATCATTGATGGCGGCAAGGGACAGTTATCCTCCGCTTTGGAGGCCCTGGGCGCACTGGGCGTGCAGGATCAGCCCATCATCTCCCTGGCCAAAAAGTTCGAGGAAATTTATCTACCGGGAGAATCCCGACCGATCTTGCTCTCGCGTACCTCCGGGGCCTTGTTTGTATTGCAGCAGATTCGGGATGAGGCCCACCGGTTTGCCATTACCTACCACCGGGACTTACGCGGAAAACAAGCCACCCAGTCCTTACTGGATAGCATTAAGGGGATTGGGCCTAAACGAAAAGAAACGCTGATGAAGCATTTTGGCAGCATAAACAAACTCCAGTCCGCATCGCTGGAGGAAATTGCCGGGCTGCCGGGCTTCAACCAAAACATAGCCCAAGTCATACACAGCGCGCTGAAGGAGTAA
- a CDS encoding adenylate/guanylate cyclase domain-containing protein has protein sequence MSGNWLRKGLLWIYSRLLPAILSLAALFGLWFWGQRQEQSVYDLWCGWSAPLATHSPVTLVLIDDESIARLSGRFGPMPWPRQFYLQIFQRVQAQSPAVMVFDGHFAHFSQAGDQGLFDALSRFPNLITGLALPERADRSGPLNPARPSYYHRLNPGVVSIREDADGVIRRVKPFELIQPPAQKSDRFQQSGVFPAGVFPALSTEAAYQFWARLHPQQSWALEISPSTLGAPRLRFGSEGHLSTLPGLPLAGDLSYRLRWSRVLNPVSGEYARSHLVVPVWRLFEPGAVLPAPLKGRVALIGSSSTVFRDFHRTPMAYRHLGPDIHATAIDNLLTGQAIRRASPVFNALVLVLLAGAVFGLRLGLSSLGKTLLYTTGGMVLYCWAAFWLFAHQSLWLDVVTPELFMMGAFLAGSTYRSLFKEKQLAAMEKSLTQLVDPEVLREIRRQAHVLKPGGEKLEITSMFVDIRNFTTLAERLPPQDVTALLNQFYGLVVDIVFRHQGTIDKFMGDGILIIFGAPLPDASHRVLALRAALETLYETRKLARHWQESLGFDTDIGISMNTGTAFVGFLGPADKLEYTAVGDTVNTCVRLQEQARLLQTSLLMSESTVAMEAALLSDILGSGDCLSLGEVSVRGREASIRVFTVSQALYGQPD, from the coding sequence GTGTCGGGCAACTGGTTGCGAAAAGGTTTACTGTGGATTTACAGCCGGCTTTTACCAGCCATATTGTCTTTGGCCGCCCTGTTCGGGCTTTGGTTCTGGGGGCAACGGCAGGAACAGTCCGTTTATGACCTTTGGTGCGGTTGGTCGGCCCCGCTGGCCACCCACAGCCCGGTGACCCTGGTATTGATCGATGATGAATCCATTGCCCGCCTGTCCGGACGCTTTGGGCCCATGCCCTGGCCCCGGCAATTTTATTTGCAAATTTTCCAGCGGGTTCAGGCCCAATCGCCCGCGGTGATGGTTTTTGACGGGCATTTTGCCCACTTTTCCCAGGCTGGGGATCAGGGGCTATTTGATGCTCTGAGCCGATTCCCGAACCTGATTACGGGGCTTGCCCTGCCGGAGCGAGCAGACAGGTCCGGCCCGCTGAATCCCGCTCGACCGTCTTATTATCACCGGCTGAATCCGGGGGTGGTGAGCATCCGTGAGGACGCGGATGGGGTCATTCGGCGGGTGAAGCCCTTTGAGCTGATTCAGCCCCCTGCGCAGAAGAGCGACCGTTTTCAGCAATCAGGCGTGTTTCCGGCAGGCGTGTTTCCCGCCCTGTCCACGGAGGCCGCCTATCAGTTCTGGGCGCGGCTTCATCCTCAGCAATCCTGGGCCCTTGAGATTAGCCCCTCGACACTGGGGGCTCCCCGGTTGCGCTTTGGGTCGGAGGGTCACTTATCCACATTGCCCGGTTTGCCGCTGGCCGGGGATTTATCCTACCGATTGCGCTGGTCTCGCGTTCTTAACCCGGTTTCCGGGGAATACGCCCGCAGCCACCTTGTCGTGCCGGTGTGGCGTCTGTTTGAGCCGGGTGCCGTTCTCCCGGCCCCCCTGAAAGGGCGGGTGGCCTTAATCGGCTCTTCCTCTACCGTGTTTCGGGACTTTCATCGAACCCCCATGGCTTACCGTCATCTGGGGCCGGATATCCACGCCACGGCCATCGATAATTTACTGACCGGGCAAGCCATCCGTCGCGCCAGTCCGGTCTTTAACGCCCTGGTACTGGTGCTGTTGGCCGGGGCTGTGTTTGGACTGCGTCTGGGCCTGAGCAGTCTGGGGAAAACCTTGCTTTATACCACGGGGGGGATGGTGCTTTACTGCTGGGCGGCCTTTTGGCTGTTTGCCCATCAGTCCCTGTGGCTGGATGTGGTGACCCCGGAGCTGTTCATGATGGGGGCCTTTCTGGCGGGGAGTACCTACCGCAGCCTGTTCAAGGAAAAGCAACTGGCTGCCATGGAAAAAAGTCTGACCCAACTGGTGGATCCCGAAGTGTTGCGGGAGATCCGGCGGCAGGCCCACGTGCTGAAGCCCGGAGGCGAGAAGCTGGAGATTACCTCCATGTTTGTGGATATTCGCAACTTTACCACGCTGGCGGAGCGCCTGCCGCCGCAGGACGTGACCGCCCTCCTGAATCAGTTCTACGGGCTGGTGGTGGATATTGTGTTCCGCCATCAGGGCACCATTGATAAATTCATGGGGGATGGCATCCTGATTATTTTCGGGGCGCCCTTGCCCGATGCCAGCCATCGGGTTCTGGCCTTGCGGGCGGCCCTGGAAACGTTGTACGAGACCCGTAAACTGGCCCGGCACTGGCAGGAAAGTCTGGGTTTTGATACGGACATCGGCATTTCCATGAACACGGGAACCGCCTTTGTGGGCTTTCTGGGGCCAGCGGATAAGCTGGAGTATACCGCCGTGGGGGACACGGTGAATACCTGTGTCCGCCTGCAAGAGCAGGCCCGGTTGCTCCAGACAAGTTTGTTGATGAGCGAGTCCACAGTGGCTATGGAGGCCGCCCTGCTGTCCGATATTCTGGGATCCGGGGACTGCCTGTCGCTGGGAGAAGTGTCCGTACGTGGCCGTGAGGCCAGCATTCGGGTATTTACGGTTTCGCAAGCGCTTTATGGACAGCCTGACTAG
- a CDS encoding ankyrin repeat domain-containing protein codes for MTFSLINPFQKQTTGRYPVDHRQSSNTRKVAAAGRRSVSAEQLQPIPIPVSNPRRIPIASTPVRLPVPQTEMTQPRETETSTALKDMSALGQAVFKNETARIDSLLAKLSGEAINQADKNGFSPLAVAVRYGKDFVVKQLLAHPKTDANQPNQDQRTPLILAARYGRTPILQQLLNTPRINLNARDKDGMTALDWSIRQHNQESIRLLQAAGAESAVYKRQKP; via the coding sequence ATGACTTTCAGCCTTATTAACCCATTTCAGAAGCAAACCACCGGGCGTTATCCGGTCGATCACCGCCAGAGTTCAAACACACGGAAAGTAGCCGCCGCAGGCCGCCGCTCTGTGAGCGCTGAGCAATTGCAGCCCATCCCCATCCCCGTCAGCAATCCACGCAGAATTCCCATTGCCTCCACACCAGTCCGGTTACCCGTTCCCCAAACCGAAATGACCCAACCCAGAGAAACGGAAACCAGCACGGCATTAAAAGACATGTCCGCGCTGGGGCAAGCGGTCTTTAAAAACGAGACGGCTCGCATCGACTCACTGCTGGCCAAACTCTCCGGCGAGGCCATCAATCAGGCGGACAAGAACGGCTTTTCCCCCTTGGCGGTGGCGGTTCGCTATGGCAAGGACTTTGTGGTCAAGCAACTGCTGGCCCACCCCAAAACGGACGCCAACCAGCCCAACCAGGACCAGAGAACCCCGCTCATTCTGGCCGCCCGCTATGGCCGTACGCCCATCCTGCAGCAATTACTGAACACCCCCAGGATCAATCTGAACGCAAGGGATAAAGACGGCATGACGGCCCTGGACTGGAGCATACGCCAGCACAATCAGGAGAGCATCCGGCTGCTACAAGCCGCGGGAGCGGAAAGCGCCGTTTACAAGCGCCAAAAACCCTAG
- a CDS encoding DUF6812 domain-containing protein encodes MDQFVADSIRSTSEKLRAMVVTRYFNLEGSMHFPRLGKEGRRLSNMLNSDRKFIAMTNVKIINRMNGVQDPKVYPFIQVNVESIEFIQPYDDPEPTSEVSEANPSSMP; translated from the coding sequence GTGGATCAATTCGTAGCCGATTCCATACGCAGTACATCGGAGAAGCTCCGGGCTATGGTGGTGACACGGTATTTTAACCTGGAAGGGAGCATGCACTTCCCGCGCCTGGGCAAAGAGGGACGCCGACTGTCCAACATGCTCAACAGCGATCGCAAGTTCATCGCCATGACCAATGTCAAAATCATCAATCGCATGAATGGGGTGCAAGATCCCAAAGTTTACCCGTTTATTCAGGTGAATGTGGAATCCATCGAATTCATTCAACCCTACGACGATCCGGAACCGACCTCGGAGGTCAGCGAGGCCAATCCGTCCAGTATGCCCTGA
- a CDS encoding alpha/beta fold hydrolase produces the protein MFEVLSFTSSDGSPLKYGRLNHPEPPASGQALLFIPGLGGSVKGALHFLELLLPRYNPIFAPDLRGFGLNPVDIPLPQAPIIWQDLEAFHQQVLQPHTPDKMALCGISLGGVLSTLLATRHPQRFSSVTLLAPAYKPHQQTFSPAYVLRNVLSHLLLGARARTQLPYGLEAITRNPTILNDPQFNGALKMPLTPGFLLGVRDWCNQAMREIQTLQIPSLMVVPGQDIVCDPGAMRQAYERIPRHTPKQLLNYPDFYHDVLFEADYGRLAQGILDGLASLTSEVGSGSS, from the coding sequence ATGTTTGAAGTGCTATCCTTTACCAGCAGCGACGGTTCTCCCCTGAAATACGGACGCCTGAACCATCCCGAGCCTCCCGCCAGCGGTCAGGCCCTGTTATTCATCCCCGGATTGGGCGGCTCCGTCAAAGGAGCCCTGCATTTTCTGGAATTGCTACTGCCCCGCTACAACCCCATCTTCGCCCCGGACTTGCGAGGCTTTGGCCTCAATCCAGTGGACATCCCCCTGCCTCAGGCGCCCATTATCTGGCAGGATCTGGAAGCCTTTCATCAACAGGTGCTTCAACCACACACACCCGATAAAATGGCCCTGTGCGGCATCAGTTTGGGCGGGGTGTTATCCACCTTGCTGGCCACCCGACATCCACAGCGCTTCTCCAGCGTAACCCTGCTGGCCCCGGCCTATAAACCCCACCAGCAAACCTTCAGCCCGGCTTACGTACTGCGCAATGTTCTCAGCCATCTGCTACTGGGGGCCAGGGCCCGCACCCAGCTGCCCTACGGACTGGAGGCCATTACCCGCAACCCGACCATCCTGAACGATCCCCAGTTCAACGGGGCCCTGAAAATGCCCCTGACCCCGGGCTTTTTACTGGGCGTGCGGGATTGGTGCAATCAGGCCATGCGGGAAATCCAGACCCTCCAGATTCCGTCCCTGATGGTCGTTCCCGGACAGGATATCGTCTGTGACCCCGGGGCCATGAGGCAGGCCTACGAGCGCATCCCCCGGCACACCCCCAAACAGTTGCTCAACTACCCTGACTTTTATCACGATGTCCTGTTTGAAGCCGATTATGGCCGACTGGCTCAGGGCATACTGGACGGATTGGCCTCGCTGACCTCCGAGGTCGGTTCCGGATCGTCGTAG
- a CDS encoding formyl transferase, translating to MKLLFCVNRDIYANIALNRIFPALSQTRELPENELKVLFSESVAGTRAHGAALTYLRFYEQDLLNEFLFPQQEALSAIGTGRLKTFNQLSHCYQAPMRLISSINTPEVIAEMAQFAPDVIVSIRFGHIFKGPVLQIPRLGILNLHSGLLPQYRGILATFWSLLHQRSEYGFTLHTVTDGTIDTGAIVDRQVFPVQAGQSLFEHTVALYEPAAASILKALEQYRQGQTPLARPQAEAESAYYTLPTPDDFEQLIALGHPILNRAAYYQWLAQYQPKPNPVLA from the coding sequence ATGAAACTGCTTTTTTGCGTCAACCGGGATATTTACGCCAATATCGCCCTCAACCGTATTTTTCCCGCCCTCAGTCAGACGAGAGAACTCCCAGAGAATGAGCTGAAAGTCCTGTTCTCGGAATCCGTGGCGGGCACCCGAGCCCACGGAGCCGCTTTGACCTACCTGCGCTTCTACGAGCAGGATCTCCTCAATGAGTTTCTGTTTCCGCAACAAGAGGCCCTGTCCGCCATCGGCACAGGGCGACTGAAAACCTTCAACCAGCTCAGCCACTGCTACCAAGCCCCCATGAGGCTGATCAGCAGTATCAACACCCCAGAGGTGATAGCGGAAATGGCGCAATTCGCCCCTGATGTGATCGTCTCCATTCGCTTTGGGCACATTTTTAAAGGGCCCGTGCTACAAATCCCCCGGCTGGGCATTTTAAACCTGCATTCGGGTCTATTACCCCAGTATCGAGGCATTCTGGCCACCTTCTGGAGCTTGCTGCACCAGCGCAGCGAATACGGCTTTACCCTGCACACCGTTACCGATGGCACCATTGACACCGGGGCCATCGTGGATCGGCAAGTCTTTCCCGTCCAGGCTGGGCAATCCCTGTTTGAACATACCGTGGCCCTTTATGAACCTGCGGCGGCCAGTATTTTAAAAGCGCTTGAGCAATATAGACAGGGACAAACGCCCCTAGCCCGGCCCCAAGCGGAAGCCGAGAGCGCCTATTACACCCTCCCCACCCCGGACGACTTCGAGCAACTCATCGCTCTGGGGCACCCCATCCTGAACCGGGCCGCTTATTACCAATGGCTGGCCCAATACCAGCCCAAGCCCAATCCGGTTTTGGCCTGA
- a CDS encoding menaquinone biosynthesis decarboxylase encodes MPKFNDLRGYIELLKKSDELVEISAPVNTHLEITEITDRISKAPGNQNKALLFTNVHGPNGEKYDMPVLINAMGSHNRMMLALGVERYEEIQKRIEFFIKPDIPSNFWEKIQMLPKLAELNKFLPRDHKGPAPCQEVVITDPSQPMLDAVPVITCWPDDGGPFMTYPCVFVKDPATGERNVGMYRMQKYDNTTTGMHWHKHHDGNRIYENARRLGKDRVEVAAAFGCAPHIIYSATAPLPPGIDEMILAGFLHSDPVKMVKCKTIDNEVPATAELVVEGYVLLDELRWEGPFGDHTGYYSLADDFPVLHVTAITHRKNPIYQTTIVGKPPQEDCYLGKATERIFLPLLKLFISEIVDMNLPWEGVFHNCVILSIDKRYPGHAKKVMSSVWGFGQMMFSKYVIVVDKHVNVHDLSQVAWHVFNNTDPKRDMMFADGPMDILDHATPLWAYGSKVGVDATKKWPTEGFDRDWPDEIEMDSDTRAKVDARWQEYFGKTPVMAR; translated from the coding sequence ATGCCCAAGTTTAATGATCTACGCGGTTATATTGAATTACTGAAAAAATCAGATGAGCTGGTGGAAATCTCCGCCCCGGTGAACACCCACCTGGAAATCACCGAGATCACCGATCGCATCAGCAAAGCCCCGGGCAATCAGAACAAAGCCCTGCTGTTTACCAACGTCCACGGCCCCAACGGGGAAAAATACGACATGCCGGTCCTCATCAACGCCATGGGCTCCCATAACCGCATGATGCTGGCCCTGGGCGTGGAACGTTATGAGGAGATCCAGAAGCGCATCGAGTTCTTCATCAAGCCGGATATTCCCTCCAATTTTTGGGAAAAAATCCAGATGCTGCCCAAGCTGGCCGAACTCAACAAGTTTTTGCCCCGCGATCACAAGGGCCCGGCCCCCTGCCAGGAAGTGGTCATTACCGATCCCAGCCAACCCATGCTGGATGCCGTGCCGGTTATCACCTGCTGGCCGGATGACGGCGGCCCCTTTATGACCTACCCCTGCGTGTTCGTGAAAGATCCGGCCACCGGCGAGCGCAACGTGGGCATGTACCGCATGCAGAAGTACGACAACACCACCACCGGCATGCACTGGCACAAGCACCACGACGGCAACCGCATTTACGAAAACGCCCGCCGCCTGGGAAAAGATCGGGTAGAGGTGGCCGCCGCCTTCGGCTGCGCCCCGCACATCATCTATAGCGCCACGGCCCCGCTGCCACCGGGCATTGATGAAATGATTCTGGCGGGCTTTTTGCACAGCGATCCGGTCAAAATGGTGAAGTGCAAAACCATTGATAACGAAGTGCCCGCCACCGCAGAGCTGGTGGTGGAAGGCTACGTGCTTTTAGATGAATTGCGCTGGGAAGGGCCCTTTGGCGATCACACCGGGTATTACTCCCTGGCCGATGACTTCCCGGTGCTGCATGTCACCGCCATTACCCACCGCAAGAACCCCATTTACCAAACCACCATCGTGGGCAAGCCCCCGCAAGAAGATTGCTATCTGGGCAAGGCCACCGAGCGCATTTTCCTGCCCTTGCTCAAGCTGTTTATCTCTGAAATTGTGGACATGAACCTGCCCTGGGAAGGCGTATTCCACAACTGCGTGATTTTGAGCATTGATAAACGCTACCCCGGCCACGCCAAAAAGGTGATGAGCAGCGTGTGGGGCTTTGGGCAGATGATGTTCAGCAAGTACGTGATTGTGGTGGACAAGCACGTCAATGTGCATGACCTGAGCCAGGTGGCCTGGCACGTGTTCAACAACACCGATCCCAAGCGGGATATGATGTTTGCCGACGGCCCCATGGACATTCTGGATCACGCCACCCCGCTGTGGGCTTACGGCAGCAAAGTGGGCGTTGATGCCACCAAGAAATGGCCCACGGAAGGCTTTGACCGGGATTGGCCGGATGAAATCGAGATGGATAGTGACACCCGGGCCAAAGTCGACGCCCGCTGGCAGGAGTACTTCGGGAAAACGCCGGTGATGGCCCGTTAA
- a CDS encoding GerMN domain-containing protein → MPAVSAQKSPVWFRQWLTWGLLPVLLTGAVSLSGCNWFGPKPVLPPGQQAPIASDEVAVFFSKYQGNQSIAEPVIRKIPEAAKAEPLKFALTELLKGPSAEEKTQGFYTEIPKGTQLLGVAQDPKVITINLSGQFATGGGSTSITQRLEELKRTIKAIDTQHEITVQVDGKPLELLGGEGLEVPGSLQSEPQ, encoded by the coding sequence ATGCCTGCCGTTTCAGCCCAGAAAAGTCCGGTATGGTTCCGTCAGTGGTTGACCTGGGGACTGTTGCCCGTGCTGTTGACGGGGGCGGTTTCTCTGAGCGGATGCAACTGGTTTGGCCCCAAGCCGGTGTTGCCGCCGGGTCAGCAAGCGCCCATTGCCTCCGATGAAGTGGCCGTATTTTTTAGTAAATATCAGGGGAATCAAAGCATTGCAGAGCCGGTTATTCGAAAAATCCCCGAAGCGGCCAAAGCCGAGCCCCTGAAATTCGCCCTGACCGAATTGCTGAAAGGCCCCAGCGCAGAAGAGAAAACACAGGGCTTTTACACGGAAATTCCCAAGGGCACGCAGCTATTGGGCGTGGCTCAGGATCCTAAGGTGATTACCATCAACCTGTCTGGCCAGTTTGCCACCGGGGGTGGTTCCACCAGTATTACCCAGCGGCTGGAAGAGCTGAAGCGCACCATTAAGGCCATTGATACCCAGCACGAAATCACCGTGCAAGTGGATGGAAAGCCCCTGGAACTCCTGGGTGGAGAAGGGCTGGAAGTGCCCGGCTCTCTGCAGTCCGAGCCGCAATAG